A stretch of the Polaribacter pacificus genome encodes the following:
- the pruA gene encoding L-glutamate gamma-semialdehyde dehydrogenase: MARGFFNVPVAVNEPVKGYAPNSPEREAVIKAYKEMYNSTIDVPMYINGKDVTTGNTRTMSPPHDHKHIVGTYHLAEKSHVEEAIATALEARKSWSQMPWEQRAGIFLKAAELIAGPYRAKINAATMMAQSKTVHQAEIDAACELIDFLRFNVQFMTDIYMEQPESTSDAWNRVEYRPLEGFTYAVTPFNFTAIAGNLPSCMALMGNVVVWKPSNNQIYSAKVIMDVFKEAGVPDGVINVVFGNAGMITDTIMADPNFAGLHYTGSTPVFQSLWKQIANNIENYRTYPRIVGETGGKDFIVAHKSAVAEQVATAISRGAFEFQGQKCSAASRAYVPTNLWEDVKNHVIKDVKSFKMGSPEDTNNFITAVINEGSFDKLATYIEAAKKDADAEIIVGGGYDKSKGYFIEPTIIVTSNPKYSTMCTELFGPVMTIFVYDENKFSETLKLVDETSEYALTGAVLSTCRYAIEEATRVLENAAGNFYVNDKPTGAVVGQQPFGGARASGTNDKAGSAQNLMRWVSPRMIKETFVTPVDYRYPFLG, translated from the coding sequence ATGGCAAGAGGATTTTTTAATGTTCCAGTAGCAGTTAATGAACCAGTGAAAGGATACGCTCCTAATTCACCTGAAAGAGAAGCTGTAATAAAAGCATATAAAGAAATGTATAATAGTACGATTGATGTACCTATGTACATTAATGGAAAAGACGTAACAACGGGTAATACCAGAACCATGTCTCCCCCTCATGACCACAAACATATTGTAGGGACTTATCACCTTGCAGAAAAATCGCATGTAGAAGAAGCAATTGCTACTGCTTTAGAAGCAAGAAAATCATGGTCTCAAATGCCATGGGAACAACGTGCGGGTATCTTTTTAAAAGCTGCAGAGTTGATTGCAGGACCTTACAGAGCAAAAATCAATGCTGCTACCATGATGGCGCAGTCAAAAACAGTGCACCAAGCAGAAATAGATGCAGCCTGTGAATTGATTGATTTCTTGCGTTTTAATGTTCAGTTTATGACAGACATTTATATGGAGCAACCAGAAAGCACTAGTGATGCTTGGAACCGAGTAGAATACAGACCTTTAGAAGGGTTTACCTACGCAGTGACTCCGTTTAACTTTACTGCAATTGCAGGAAACTTACCTTCTTGTATGGCTTTAATGGGTAATGTTGTTGTTTGGAAACCAAGTAACAACCAAATCTATTCTGCAAAAGTCATTATGGATGTATTTAAAGAAGCAGGAGTTCCTGATGGTGTTATCAATGTTGTATTTGGAAATGCAGGAATGATTACTGATACTATTATGGCTGATCCTAATTTTGCAGGATTACACTATACTGGATCTACACCTGTTTTTCAGAGCTTGTGGAAACAAATTGCAAACAACATAGAAAACTACAGAACATATCCAAGAATTGTTGGTGAAACTGGAGGTAAAGATTTTATTGTTGCTCATAAATCTGCAGTTGCAGAACAAGTTGCTACTGCCATTTCTAGAGGAGCATTTGAGTTCCAAGGACAAAAATGTTCAGCGGCATCTAGAGCTTATGTTCCTACTAACCTTTGGGAAGATGTAAAAAACCATGTAATTAAAGATGTAAAATCTTTCAAAATGGGATCTCCAGAAGATACTAACAATTTTATTACTGCAGTGATTAACGAAGGTTCTTTTGATAAGTTAGCTACTTATATAGAAGCAGCGAAGAAAGATGCTGATGCAGAAATTATTGTTGGTGGAGGATATGATAAATCGAAAGGATATTTTATTGAGCCAACAATTATTGTAACAAGCAATCCAAAATACAGCACCATGTGTACTGAATTATTTGGACCTGTAATGACAATCTTTGTATACGATGAAAACAAGTTTTCTGAAACTTTAAAATTAGTTGATGAAACAAGTGAATATGCATTAACTGGAGCTGTATTATCTACCTGTCGTTATGCTATTGAAGAAGCGACTAGAGTTTTAGAAAATGCTGCTGGAAACTTCTATGTAAACGACAAACCTACAGGTGCTGTTGTTGGACAACAACCATTTGGTGGAGCAAGAGCTTCTGGAACTAATGACAAAGCTGGATCTGCACAAAACTTAATGCGTTGGGTATCTCCAAGAATGATCAAAGAAACTTTTGTAACTCCAGTAGATTACAGATATCCTTTTTTAGGATAA
- a CDS encoding DUF3667 domain-containing protein, whose translation MRKSKKVNIVREPSCLNCGYPFQNDEKFCPECGQSNKDKQVTFKEFIYEIFNGFFSWDAKFWNTIVPLLTKPGKVSKDYIEGKRERYTNPFRFYLTISILFFVMLGVTDSYERFNDFRDGSQKKSISDNLKGISIDSIQEEATKNMESALKDTDSTQKKELFNVIQIASDSLKARSNTGPTFQLGDLKLNRFMDFQEKHPYMPIDEALDSLGTEKTFFNRFAYDRSEKISAIFKKDDGLNDFLKQLLSYASISLFVLLPFFTLFLKFFYIRREYTYVEHLVFVFHTQTVFFLLLTLFYLVNFILHPGFVIPIFILLFLIYLFLAMKHFYQQGTVKTFIKFCMLNTVYFILGSIGIMLTSVAAFLLY comes from the coding sequence ATGAGAAAGAGTAAGAAAGTAAATATCGTTAGAGAGCCATCCTGTTTAAATTGTGGCTATCCTTTTCAGAATGATGAAAAATTTTGCCCAGAATGTGGCCAATCTAACAAGGACAAACAAGTTACATTTAAGGAATTTATTTATGAAATCTTTAATGGTTTCTTTTCTTGGGATGCCAAATTTTGGAACACGATTGTTCCATTATTAACAAAACCAGGCAAAGTATCTAAGGATTATATTGAAGGAAAAAGAGAGCGCTACACAAATCCTTTTCGGTTTTACCTAACCATCTCAATCTTGTTTTTTGTAATGCTTGGAGTAACTGATAGCTACGAGCGTTTTAATGATTTTAGAGACGGGAGTCAAAAGAAATCGATTAGCGATAATTTAAAAGGTATTTCTATTGACAGCATTCAAGAAGAGGCCACAAAGAACATGGAAAGTGCACTAAAGGACACTGATTCTACCCAAAAAAAAGAATTGTTTAATGTGATTCAAATTGCTAGTGACTCATTAAAGGCCAGAAGCAACACAGGACCCACCTTTCAATTAGGAGACCTAAAACTAAACCGGTTTATGGACTTTCAAGAAAAACATCCTTACATGCCCATTGATGAAGCATTGGATAGTTTAGGTACTGAGAAAACCTTTTTTAATCGTTTTGCCTATGATAGGTCTGAAAAAATTTCAGCAATTTTTAAAAAGGACGATGGATTAAACGACTTCCTAAAACAACTACTTTCTTACGCATCCATCTCACTTTTTGTGCTTTTACCTTTTTTTACTTTATTTTTAAAATTCTTTTACATCCGTAGAGAATACACCTATGTAGAGCATTTGGTTTTTGTTTTTCATACGCAAACCGTTTTCTTTTTATTATTAACGCTGTTTTACCTGGTCAATTTCATACTCCATCCTGGATTTGTAATTCCTATTTTTATCCTCTTGTTTTTAATCTATTTATTCTTAGCAATGAAACATTTTTACCAACAAGGAACCGTGAAGACTTTTATCAAATTCTGCATGCTTAATACGGTCTATTTTATTTTAGGCTCTATCGGTATCATGCTTACCTCAGTCGCAGCATTTTTATTGTACTAA
- the apaG gene encoding Co2+/Mg2+ efflux protein ApaG gives MVQKITKGIKIAVKTTYDGTVYRNNALHHAFSYYISIENTTKETVQLLDRFWEISDALNTTEYVEGEGVVGQKPTLKPDEVYTYRSHCLLIGSTGAMKGSFTMLQLNTSQKFKVSIPSFQLTAAPVLN, from the coding sequence ATGGTACAAAAAATTACAAAAGGTATTAAAATCGCTGTAAAAACAACCTATGATGGTACTGTTTACAGAAACAATGCATTGCATCATGCCTTTAGTTATTATATATCGATAGAAAACACCACCAAAGAAACGGTTCAGCTACTCGATCGTTTTTGGGAAATTTCAGATGCTTTAAACACTACAGAGTATGTAGAGGGCGAAGGTGTTGTTGGACAAAAACCAACACTAAAACCAGATGAAGTCTACACCTACAGATCACATTGTTTACTCATTGGGTCTACTGGCGCTATGAAAGGCAGCTTTACCATGCTGCAATTAAATACTTCACAAAAATTTAAAGTAAGTATTCCTTCCTTTCAACTAACAGCCGCACCAGTTTTAAATTAA
- a CDS encoding Na(+)-translocating NADH-quinone reductase subunit C, translating to MSKKTDSNLYTVLFAAGMVLIVGALLAFFASALKPTIDENKRIEKQQNILYAMGVNENDETNAIFISKDKVAEVFSKYITKQLVIQGDKITEDPKAYLIDIKKEQTAEKEGKERRLPLFIGEKDGKKFYIAPIRGKGLWDAVWAYVGMDENMVVQGAYFDHKGETAGLGANIKQRFFMDDFIGEHLLKDDSFKGINISKSNNDPKNEDKTDNEVDAIAGATITGDGVSAMIKSELKKYVSFFNTLKTN from the coding sequence ATGTCTAAAAAAACAGATAGTAATTTATATACAGTATTATTTGCAGCCGGAATGGTGTTGATAGTAGGGGCCTTATTAGCGTTTTTTGCATCGGCGTTGAAACCAACAATCGATGAAAACAAGCGTATTGAAAAGCAGCAAAATATATTATACGCCATGGGCGTAAATGAAAATGATGAAACCAATGCTATTTTTATTTCTAAAGATAAAGTAGCTGAAGTTTTTTCAAAATACATCACAAAGCAATTGGTTATTCAAGGAGATAAAATCACTGAAGACCCTAAAGCGTATTTGATCGATATTAAAAAAGAACAAACTGCAGAAAAAGAAGGTAAAGAAAGAAGATTGCCTCTATTTATTGGAGAGAAAGATGGAAAGAAATTTTACATCGCTCCAATTAGAGGGAAAGGTCTTTGGGATGCCGTTTGGGCTTATGTTGGAATGGATGAGAATATGGTTGTTCAAGGAGCATATTTTGATCATAAAGGAGAAACAGCAGGTTTGGGAGCAAACATCAAGCAACGTTTCTTTATGGATGATTTTATTGGCGAACACCTATTGAAAGATGATAGTTTTAAAGGAATCAACATTTCAAAATCAAACAACGATCCAAAGAACGAAGATAAAACAGATAACGAAGTAGATGCAATAGCAGGTGCCACTATTACTGGTGACGGTGTTTCAGCAATGATCAAATCTGAGTTGAAAAAATATGTATCATTCTTTAACACTTTAAAAACAAATTAA
- a CDS encoding NRDE family protein, whose amino-acid sequence MCTVTYLPLGNEDFILTSNRDESPLRKTLQPKKYLENGVALTYPKDQLAGGTWIGLSEQKRLICLLNGGFTSYKRAATYRMSRGVIVKELLSTSNFTSSIKSYDLEGVEPFTIVLIDWQKTLQVFELVWDGSQKHFKKLAQEPAIWSSSTLYNEEEKLLRKTWFANWLSAHKEYTQAQILDFHQSTQIGSPEVSIKMKRNFVETVSTTSVLKKGPKAAMKYLDYLP is encoded by the coding sequence ATGTGTACAGTCACCTATCTACCTTTGGGAAATGAGGATTTTATTTTAACGTCTAATCGCGATGAAAGTCCTTTGCGAAAAACACTTCAGCCTAAAAAATACTTAGAAAATGGCGTTGCCTTAACCTATCCTAAAGATCAATTGGCTGGGGGTACTTGGATTGGTTTAAGCGAGCAAAAAAGATTAATCTGTTTGTTAAATGGAGGTTTTACAAGTTATAAAAGAGCGGCAACTTATCGCATGAGCCGAGGGGTCATCGTCAAAGAATTGTTGAGTACTAGTAACTTTACTTCCTCTATTAAAAGCTATGATTTAGAGGGTGTAGAGCCCTTTACCATTGTACTTATCGATTGGCAAAAAACACTTCAGGTTTTTGAGTTGGTTTGGGATGGAAGTCAAAAACACTTTAAAAAATTAGCTCAAGAGCCAGCTATTTGGTCTTCATCAACCTTGTATAATGAAGAAGAAAAATTACTTAGAAAAACATGGTTTGCTAATTGGTTGTCAGCACATAAAGAGTATACTCAAGCACAAATACTAGACTTTCATCAAAGTACCCAAATAGGATCTCCAGAAGTTTCCATAAAAATGAAACGCAATTTTGTTGAAACAGTTAGTACTACATCTGTTCTAAAAAAAGGTCCAAAAGCGGCAATGAAGTACCTGGATTATTTACCTTGA
- a CDS encoding Na(+)-translocating NADH-quinone reductase subunit A, protein MSKDIRIKKGLDIKLVGEAEQTTTELPIGGVYAIQPKNFHGIIPKLVAKVGAEVKAGDSLFYSKSDERMIFPSPVSGTIEEIVRGERRKVLAIKILANSKNEHKDFGSKDASSMSSEEVKAHLLASGCWPFVKQRPYDVIANPNQTPKAIFISGYASAPIAADYDFILKGKQAELQAALTAVGKLTEGKVHVSVSKNSTLSPFNELKGFELHKLYGPHPVGNISTQIAQINPINKGEVVWTITPQDLLVIGELLLTGKFNPKRTIALAGSKFNKPSYVTAYPGAMIQDVVKDNLDADNTRIISGNVLSGTQVSLEDALGYYDAEITAIPEGDDYELFGWNKPVFNKVSTSRALTFSWLNPKKKYDLNTNTNGEHRAFVVTGSYEEVFPLDIYPMQLLKACMYKDLDELEALGAYEIAPEDFALTEFICVSKQPHQKIVREGLDLMREELG, encoded by the coding sequence ATGTCAAAAGACATCCGTATAAAAAAAGGTTTGGATATCAAACTTGTTGGCGAAGCAGAACAAACGACCACTGAGTTACCAATTGGTGGGGTTTATGCGATACAGCCAAAGAATTTTCACGGAATTATTCCTAAACTTGTAGCAAAAGTCGGTGCAGAAGTCAAAGCAGGAGATTCGCTTTTTTATTCAAAAAGTGATGAACGCATGATCTTCCCATCTCCGGTAAGTGGTACGATAGAAGAAATAGTTCGTGGCGAACGACGTAAAGTATTAGCAATTAAAATACTTGCGAATTCAAAAAATGAACACAAAGACTTTGGATCAAAAGATGCTTCAAGCATGTCTTCAGAAGAGGTAAAAGCACATTTGCTAGCCTCAGGATGTTGGCCCTTTGTAAAACAACGTCCGTATGACGTAATTGCAAATCCCAATCAAACGCCAAAAGCGATTTTTATTTCGGGATATGCAAGTGCACCTATTGCTGCTGATTACGACTTCATTTTAAAAGGTAAACAAGCTGAGTTGCAAGCTGCACTTACTGCTGTTGGGAAGCTAACAGAAGGAAAGGTTCATGTTTCTGTTTCTAAAAATTCAACCTTATCACCATTTAATGAGTTAAAAGGATTTGAGTTGCACAAGCTATACGGGCCTCACCCGGTTGGAAACATAAGCACGCAGATCGCTCAAATAAATCCAATCAACAAAGGAGAAGTGGTTTGGACAATAACACCTCAAGACCTTTTGGTTATTGGAGAGTTGTTGTTAACAGGGAAATTTAATCCAAAAAGAACCATCGCTTTAGCAGGGTCTAAATTTAACAAACCATCTTATGTTACTGCCTATCCAGGTGCTATGATTCAAGATGTTGTAAAAGATAATTTGGATGCAGATAATACACGTATTATTAGCGGAAATGTACTTTCAGGAACTCAAGTTTCTTTAGAGGATGCATTAGGGTATTACGATGCCGAGATTACTGCAATCCCAGAAGGAGATGATTACGAACTTTTTGGATGGAACAAACCTGTCTTTAATAAAGTGTCTACTTCTAGAGCATTAACTTTTTCTTGGTTAAATCCAAAGAAAAAATACGATTTGAATACCAATACAAACGGTGAGCATAGAGCATTTGTAGTTACAGGTTCTTATGAAGAAGTTTTTCCGTTAGATATATATCCAATGCAATTGTTAAAAGCATGTATGTATAAAGATCTAGATGAATTGGAAGCTTTAGGTGCTTATGAGATTGCGCCAGAAGATTTTGCTTTGACAGAATTTATTTGTGTATCAAAACAACCTCATCAGAAAATTGTTCGTGAAGGGTTGGATTTAATGAGAGAAGAATTAGGATAA
- a CDS encoding DUF5103 domain-containing protein, translated as MRKTPICFVAFIFFTGISFAQKEQASYIKSAAFEGTNKALNTTFVPLGTPLVFSFDDLEADQKTYEYKIEHMSFDWKPSSLFSNEYIDGFQQQTIQEYENSFNTLQDYTHYKIEIPNSTLKIKKSGNYQISIIDPLGNIVLKRRFTYYENLVQIAAKALRSKISGQSLTDQAVEFTINHPQLRFNNPSEELKIALVQNNNWQTVITQFDEPYYKRNQLVYNANSGGNFKGGNEFLNFDNKAISATNLKIQKVEKKQIYHHILHQDEPRANKPYTYSPDINGAFLVRALNSSSATEADYARIYFSLKTQDLKDQKIYVYGAFNNYATGLENEMHYNKETDSYTASLLLKQGFYNYNYISLDNKNKPNLTAFSGSFYQTENSYTLLVYYRPMNSDFDRVIGGQTFFFKQTQ; from the coding sequence ATGAGAAAAACACCTATTTGTTTCGTTGCTTTTATTTTTTTTACAGGGATTTCTTTTGCTCAAAAGGAACAAGCCTCCTATATTAAATCAGCTGCTTTTGAAGGTACTAACAAAGCCCTAAACACAACATTTGTTCCATTAGGCACTCCATTGGTTTTTAGCTTTGATGACCTAGAAGCCGATCAAAAAACGTATGAATACAAAATTGAGCATATGAGCTTTGATTGGAAACCCAGCTCACTTTTCTCGAATGAATACATTGATGGCTTCCAACAACAAACAATCCAAGAATATGAAAACTCATTTAACACCCTTCAGGATTACACACATTACAAAATAGAAATACCAAACAGCACCTTAAAAATTAAAAAAAGCGGAAATTATCAAATCTCTATCATTGACCCTCTTGGAAACATTGTCTTAAAGAGGCGTTTTACCTATTACGAAAACCTTGTGCAAATAGCAGCCAAGGCCCTAAGGAGTAAAATTTCAGGTCAGAGTTTAACAGATCAGGCCGTAGAGTTTACCATTAACCACCCACAACTTCGCTTTAACAATCCAAGCGAAGAACTTAAAATAGCCTTAGTCCAAAACAATAATTGGCAAACAGTAATTACCCAATTTGATGAACCTTATTACAAGAGAAATCAATTAGTTTACAATGCAAACTCTGGCGGCAACTTTAAAGGGGGAAACGAATTTTTAAATTTTGACAACAAGGCAATTTCTGCCACCAACTTAAAAATTCAAAAAGTAGAAAAAAAACAAATCTATCATCATATTTTACACCAAGATGAGCCAAGAGCTAACAAGCCCTACACCTACAGTCCAGACATTAATGGAGCCTTTTTAGTTAGAGCCTTAAACAGCAGCAGCGCTACAGAAGCAGATTATGCACGCATCTATTTCTCTTTAAAAACCCAAGACTTAAAAGATCAAAAGATATATGTATATGGTGCTTTTAACAATTATGCAACAGGCCTAGAAAATGAAATGCACTACAACAAAGAAACGGATAGTTATACCGCAAGCTTGTTACTTAAACAAGGATTTTACAACTATAACTACATCAGCCTTGACAATAAAAACAAGCCCAATCTAACAGCGTTTAGCGGCTCTTTCTACCAAACCGAAAACAGTTATACCTTACTAGTTTACTACCGCCCAATGAACTCAGATTTTGACAGAGTCATAGGCGGGCAGACATTTTTTTTTAAACAAACTCAATAA
- a CDS encoding NADH:ubiquinone reductase (Na(+)-transporting) subunit B: MGLKQNLHNLKEKYKGTKMAPAFNAIHTFLYLPNETTHGGTHIKAADDLKRTMNIVIMALIPCLLFGMFNAGFQHNIAVNGNFTSGMSFFSGDFWNLDNFFIGAIKILPLVVVSYGIGLLVEFIFAVIKGHEVEEGYLVTGMLVPLIVPIDIPLWMLAVAVVFGVVIGKEVFGGTGMNILNPALTIRAFLFFAYPTWMSGDKVWVTGAVENAGTPDAISGETILGSLAQGKEVVYSAWDMFAGFIPGSVGETSTLMILLGALFLIFAKIGSWRIMLSATLGALAMGLIFNAVVDQGWIGESSKFYSLMTTPFWHHLLIGGFAFGAVYMATDPVTASQTNKGKWIYGFLIGFISIMIRVFNPAYPEGVMLAILLMNVFAPTIDHYVVQGNVKRRKKRLKAKTA; the protein is encoded by the coding sequence ATGGGCTTAAAACAAAATTTACATAATTTAAAAGAAAAATATAAAGGGACAAAAATGGCTCCTGCATTTAATGCAATCCATACCTTTTTGTATTTGCCAAATGAGACGACTCACGGAGGAACTCATATTAAAGCGGCTGATGATTTAAAACGTACGATGAATATAGTAATTATGGCATTAATTCCATGTTTACTTTTCGGTATGTTTAATGCAGGTTTTCAACACAATATTGCTGTTAATGGAAACTTTACTTCTGGAATGTCTTTCTTTAGTGGAGACTTTTGGAATTTAGATAACTTTTTTATTGGTGCAATTAAGATTTTACCATTGGTAGTCGTTTCTTACGGAATTGGACTTTTGGTTGAATTTATTTTTGCGGTGATTAAAGGGCATGAAGTTGAAGAAGGCTATTTAGTAACAGGAATGTTAGTGCCTTTAATTGTTCCTATTGATATTCCACTTTGGATGTTAGCAGTAGCTGTCGTTTTTGGTGTTGTTATCGGAAAAGAAGTTTTTGGAGGAACAGGAATGAATATTTTAAATCCAGCCTTAACCATTAGAGCCTTTTTATTTTTTGCTTATCCAACATGGATGTCAGGAGATAAAGTTTGGGTAACCGGAGCTGTAGAAAATGCAGGAACGCCTGATGCGATTTCTGGAGAAACTATTCTAGGAAGTTTGGCACAAGGAAAAGAAGTTGTGTATTCTGCTTGGGATATGTTTGCAGGATTTATTCCGGGATCAGTCGGAGAAACTTCTACATTGATGATCCTTCTTGGCGCACTGTTTTTGATTTTTGCAAAAATAGGAAGCTGGAGAATCATGCTTAGTGCAACTTTAGGTGCCTTGGCAATGGGATTAATTTTTAATGCTGTTGTTGATCAAGGATGGATTGGAGAAAGCAGTAAGTTTTACAGCTTAATGACCACTCCTTTTTGGCATCACTTATTAATTGGTGGTTTTGCTTTTGGAGCCGTGTATATGGCTACTGATCCAGTAACTGCATCACAAACAAACAAAGGAAAATGGATTTACGGTTTCTTGATTGGTTTTATTTCAATCATGATACGTGTGTTTAATCCAGCATATCCAGAAGGAGTTATGTTAGCAATTCTATTAATGAATGTGTTTGCTCCAACAATTGACCATTATGTGGTTCAAGGAAATGTAAAAAGAAGAAAGAAACGTTTAAAAGCTAAAACTGCATAG